The Nostoc sp. 'Lobaria pulmonaria (5183) cyanobiont' DNA window TACTGTTTTGCAAAGCCGATAAGATGCGATCGTCACTGAACAACTTGCGATACCAATCGAGAGTGAATCCTTGCCAAGTTGCACTATAGGGCGATTGATTGAAGCTATAAAAGCCAAGTACCAATATAGGCAGGTACATGAACACAAACATCAGCACTGAGAAAACCGCCTGCCATGAGACACGCGGTTTTTTGAGAGATGGAGAGATATTCACGTTTATATATGATTTTTATTGATAGGAATCTAAAATATCACATTTAATGTAATAAGTCAATGATTTAACTATTTTCTCTCCTTTTTGACTAGCAAAGAATCGAATAGTATCTCAATTAATCAGACAAGCAGCTTGAACAACTGGTTATAAGATAGATAAACTTTCGCCCATACTAGACATCTGGTAAAAAAGAGACGTAGCACTGCTACGCCTCTACAAGGCTTCTGGATAACGCATATTTAATTTCTAAAGATGTCTAATAGTTAATTCTTACCTTTAATAATTTGGATAGAACTTATCAGAAAAATTGCTGCTTCTGATTTCCAACTACCTACTTTACCAAAATCTGTTCTTTGGGCGACTCTAAATTATTCTTGAGAGTACGGAAAGCCGCCCAAAAAGTGACTACACGATTTATTCTTTAATTAACTTTTGTAAATTAGATAATCTGACAGGCGATAGCAGAGTTTTTCTGCCTATTATCAGCATTTAACTTAAAATTTGACGATTTTAGTGAATTCCTGTTTGTCAAAAACGTCAAAAATATCTATATTTAATATTCACTAATCTACCAAAAATTAATAAATTAGAATGTATTTACCTCTTTAGGAGTGGGTAATTTCCGTACTAGGATAGACAAAGAATATAGAAGTAACGGCATAAGATTTGAAAGAGATTGTTAATAAGTTTAGTATCTGAAGTTACTTTCTGATGCAAAGTGAATCAATTACCAACACTAAAACAACAGAAATAAAAAACTTCTAATTCAAGTTTTATTTTTTAGGAGGTTTATGATGCGAATTGCTCAAATAGCTCCACTGTGGGAAAGAGTTCCACCTCCAGCTTATGGTGGCGTAGAGTTAGTAGTGGGGTTACTGACCGATGAATTAGTCCGACGCGGACACGAAGTAACTTTATTTGCATCGGGAGATTCTATTAGTCTGGGAACACTAACGTCAGTTCATCCCCGTGCCCTCAGACTCGATTCTACTATCAAAGATTACGGCATTTACGAGATGCTGAATCTAGCTTCGGTTTATGAACGCGCAGAAGAGTTTGATATTATTCACTCCCATATCGGGCATGGGGCACTGGCTTACGCGAATCTCGTCAAAACCCCTACAGTTCACACGTTGCATGGTACTTTTAACCCTGACAACGAAAAGATGTTTAGTTTTGGTAAAAAACAACCCTACGTCAATATTTCCAATGCACAACGAGAACCAAGGTTAGGGTTGAACTCTATAGCAACAGTTTACAACGGAATTGATGTCAGCAGTTATGAGTTTCACTCCCAACCAGAAGATCCTCCTTACTTAGCGTTTTTGGGTAGGATATCTCCAGAGAAGGGAGCGCACTTAGCCATAGAAATTGCCAAAGAAACTGGTTGGCATTTAAAAATGGCTGGTAAGGTGGATGTCGTTGATGTGGAATACTTTGAGAAGGAAATTAAACCGCACATTGACGGGGAGCAAATTGAGTATCTGGGTGAAGCCAACCATACTCTAAAAAATGCCCTGATGGGTGGTGCAGTAGCAACTCTGTTTCCAATTACTTGGCGAGAACCCTTTGGATTGGTGATGATTGAGTCAATGGCTTCCGGTACGCCAGTGATTGCAATAAAATTGGGGTCTACTGAGGAAGTAATTTCTCACGGCAAGACGGGTTTCCTCTGCAATAATATTCAAGAGTGCATCAGTGCTATCGATCGCGTCATCGAGTTAGACCGTTATGCTTGTCGTCAGTATGTCGAAAATCTTTTCAGTGTTAAGCACATGACTAATGGCTATGAGGCGGTTTATCAACAAATAATAGCAGAACGATTTTCTCAGAATGGGCATTTCCGCAGTTTGGTTGATTTAGCTAGCGATCGCATTTAAATATCACATTTGTGTAATATTACATCTTTTTAAT harbors:
- a CDS encoding glycosyltransferase family 4 protein; amino-acid sequence: MRIAQIAPLWERVPPPAYGGVELVVGLLTDELVRRGHEVTLFASGDSISLGTLTSVHPRALRLDSTIKDYGIYEMLNLASVYERAEEFDIIHSHIGHGALAYANLVKTPTVHTLHGTFNPDNEKMFSFGKKQPYVNISNAQREPRLGLNSIATVYNGIDVSSYEFHSQPEDPPYLAFLGRISPEKGAHLAIEIAKETGWHLKMAGKVDVVDVEYFEKEIKPHIDGEQIEYLGEANHTLKNALMGGAVATLFPITWREPFGLVMIESMASGTPVIAIKLGSTEEVISHGKTGFLCNNIQECISAIDRVIELDRYACRQYVENLFSVKHMTNGYEAVYQQIIAERFSQNGHFRSLVDLASDRI